A stretch of Salvelinus alpinus chromosome 4, SLU_Salpinus.1, whole genome shotgun sequence DNA encodes these proteins:
- the LOC139573041 gene encoding polysialoglycoprotein-like, whose product MGRHYLLITQTILMIMGGVRELLLVVLTVGVVKVSCYPVGKSQKQEQVSLQRRLGELSSNDVSIVHALALLRSIGSDAKQDREDYLETNEVESQASPNHGSSTANDALSSDDATSEAGPSDDAATGPSDDATSEAATGPSDDATSEAATGPSDDATSEAATGPSDDATSEAATGPSDDATSEAATSEAATGPSDDATSEAATGPSDDATSEAATGPSDDATSEAATGPSDDATSEAATGPSDDATSEAATGPSDDATSEAATGPSDDATSEAATGPSDDATSEAATGPSDDATSEAATGPSDDATPEAATGPSDDATPEAATGPSDDATPEAATGPSDDATPEAATGPSDDATSEAATGPSDDATSAAATGLTSASQPPLTTNMDI is encoded by the exons ATGGGAAGACATTACCTGTTGATAACACAGACTATTCTCATGATCATGGGAGGTGTGAGAGAATTGCTGCTCGTTGTGTTGACTGTGGGGGTTGTCAAAG TTTCTTGTTACCCTGTTGGAAAGTCCCAGAAGCAAGAGCAAGTCTCTCTGCAGAGGAGACTTGGAG AGCTGTCATCAAATGACGTCTCCATTGTGCATGCCCTGGCCTTGCTCCGATCCATAGGGTCTGACGCTAAACAAGACAGAGAAG ACTATTTAGAGACTAATGAAGTAGAATCCCAAGCTTCTCCAAACCATGGTAGCTCTACGGCAAATGATGCCCTgtcctctgacgacgctacctctgaagctggcccgtctgacgacgctgccactggcccgtctgacgacgctacctctgaagctgccactggcccgtctgacgacgctacctctgaagctgccactggcccgtctgacgacgctacctctgaagctgccactggcccgtctgacgacgctacctctgaagctgccactggcccgtctgacgacgctacctctgaagctgctacctctgaagctgccactggcccgtctgacgacgctacctctgaagctgccactggcccgtctgacgacgctacctctgaagctgccactggcccgtctgacgacgctacctctgaagctgccactggcccgtctgacgacgctacctctgaagctgccactggcccgtctgacgacgctacctctgaagctgccactggcccgtctgacgacgctacctctgaagctgccactggcccgtctgacgacgcgacctctgaagctgccactggcccgtctgacgacgctacctctgaagctgccactggcccgtctgacgacgctacctctgaagctgccactggcccgtctgacgacgctacccctgaagctgccactggcccgtctgacgacgctacccctgaagctgccactggcccgtctgacgacgctacccctgaagctgccactggcccgtctgacgacgctacccctgaagctgccactggcccgtctgacgacgctacctctgaagctgccactggcccgtctgacgacgctacctcggCAGCTGCCACTGGCCTTACTTCTGCATCTCAGCCCCCGTTGACCACAAACATGGATATCTGA